The Candidatus Eisenbacteria bacterium genome segment AATGCGTCGAACCATTGGAACTGCTCCTTTCTGGAATGTCGTCAGAGTCCTACTCCACGGGAATGCCGCCCTTGTTCTGGGCGAGCCAGGCATCGAACGTCCTGAGCGATGGATTCAGGGCGCGGGGCAGATCGAGCTTCCGCGCGCCGCAGAAGACCTCGTTGAAGTCCCTCTTGAACTGGAACATGTTGCCGAGATCCTCGGCTCCGGGGAACCCCAGGCTCCGGTAGACATCGGGCGACATGTCGGCGTAGCGAACCTCCTGCCCCAAGGCCTGTGTGAGCGACGCCGCCATCTCCGCCCCACTCAGGTGCGCGCCGGCGATGCCGACCGTCCGGCCGACGAACTCGGCGCCCCGCTTGAAGAGCGCATAGGCGCACTTGCCGATGTCCTCGGTGGCGATCCCGGGCAGCTTCTTGTCGCCCATCGGCAGGGTCAGGACGAGCTTCCCGTCCGGACCGCGCTTCGGACCCATCCCGAACTGGATGAAGTTCTCCCAGTAGAACGAGGTCAGCAGGAAAGTCGTGGGGACGCCCATGTCCGCGAAGAACCGATTGGCCTCCCCCTTGGCGTCGAAGTGGGGAACCTTGTACTTGCCCATGAGCGTGGGCATCCGATCGTCCTCGAGCGGAACCCACCGTCGCGTGTCCTCGAGAGTCGACCAGACGACGTGCTTGAGGCCGGCATGCTTCGCGGCCTCCGCCATCGCCTTCACCTGGGCCATCTCCCTCTCGGGAGAGAAATGCTCCCAGAAGAAGGTGACGCAATAGGCGCCGTAGGCTCCCGCGAAGGCCCTCTTCAGGCTGTCGATGTCATCTACGTCGGCGGCGACGACCTCGGCTCCGAGACGGGCCAACTCCTTCGCCTTCGCCGAGTTCACATCCCGTGTAAGGGCGCGGGCGGCGAACCCGCTGTTCGGATCGGCCTGGATGGCGCGCACCAGGCTGCCGCCCTGCGCGCCGGTCGCGCCGACAACCGCTATGATCTTCTTCTCTGCCATGTTCGATTCTCCCTTCTGATGGACCCGCGGGCCGCCATCCGATGGCGCTTGAACCCTCCGTCCGAAGTTCGGCCTCGGCCTTGAGCAACCGTGTATGGAACACCAAACTTGACCAGAAAGTCCAGTAAACTGCCTAGTTTGAAGAGCCTGTTCCTGGGGTGGCCCCAAGGGCCAAACTATCTCGTATGATATTGTGCATCAATCAGTTGCTGGCTTAGTCAATCAGCAGAGTCGATGATGGCGCGCGTTGTCTTGCATTAGACTTCCTAATTCGTCCTCGCGACGGCTTGCATGCGGCTCGATCGGCTTGACCGCGGCGCGGCTCCGAGAGGATCCTCGCCTCGCGATGAATTCGAGCGCATCCAGGGACCGGCCCCGCGGCTTCGAGCCGGTGGACCACACGGCGGACATCGGACTCCGCGCCTGGGGGCCCACGCTGGAGGATCTCTTCGCGCA includes the following:
- a CDS encoding NmrA/HSCARG family protein — its product is MAEKKIIAVVGATGAQGGSLVRAIQADPNSGFAARALTRDVNSAKAKELARLGAEVVAADVDDIDSLKRAFAGAYGAYCVTFFWEHFSPEREMAQVKAMAEAAKHAGLKHVVWSTLEDTRRWVPLEDDRMPTLMGKYKVPHFDAKGEANRFFADMGVPTTFLLTSFYWENFIQFGMGPKRGPDGKLVLTLPMGDKKLPGIATEDIGKCAYALFKRGAEFVGRTVGIAGAHLSGAEMAASLTQALGQEVRYADMSPDVYRSLGFPGAEDLGNMFQFKRDFNEVFCGARKLDLPRALNPSLRTFDAWLAQNKGGIPVE